The DNA region TAGAGGTCGGCCGTGCCGTGGAACTGGATCGTCTGCCCGACGATACCGACCCCGGGGCCAGCCCCTGTGTTCACCAGGAGATAGCCCTCCGCCAGCACACCCGGTGTGTCCTTGAGCCCAAGGAGCCTCGAGAGCTGCGGATCTGGCCGCATCGCGATGAGGTTCCCGCCGGCGTTCACCCAGCTCGTGAGCATCGCCACCTGCGCCCCGGTCAGCGCCATCTCGCCAAGCACGGCGACGTCGTATGCCGCCAGCGTCGCGGCGTTGAGCGAGCCGATCTCCGCGACGGCGAAGGCGTTCAGCCCCTCGGCACGGAGAATCTCGGCGTAGTAGCGCGTGAACGGGTTCGCCGGCGAGGTGACAACGAGCACGGGACCGCCCGGTCCCTGATCAGGGTTCGGCTGTGCATGAGCGACGCTCGCGGTCAGTACGAGGAGGGAGAGAGTTCGCAGTATCCGCATTGCAGGCGTCATCGTAGCCCTTTACCGGCAAGCCGACAGGCCGCGTTGAGGGCTGCAGGCCGCGACGTTCTGGGCCTAACTCCCGACGCGGATACCGACGAGCCGGGTCTCGGTCGTGGTGCCAATGGTGGCAGTGACTTCGATCACGTAGTCGCCTGGCGCCAGCGGCGCGAGCAGCGCGTCGAGTCCCAGCATCAGACGCCCGTCCACCTCACGCTCGGTCAGCGTGATATTGACCGCGATCGGCTGGCCGTTGCGGCCAAGCAGGCGCGCTTCTCGCCGATCCAGTGGCCCGGTGATGGGCCAGTCCACATGCACGCGTTCCGTCCGGCGGAAATCGAAACCCGCCACCGGCAGCAGCGGAGAGCGCGACGAGGGGGTGGCGCGATAGATCAGTGGGCCGCCGATCACGGCGCCGGTATCGCGCGTCACATCCGTCCGCGCGAGAAACGTCAGCGGCACCGCGCGGAGCATCACCGAGACATTGGCCTGGGTGGTCCCTGGCGGCACGTCCATGACGACGACCCCACCGCGTGACGTGGCCATTACTCCGACCTGCCCCTTGGCCAGTTCCGCTCCACCGGCGCCGGTGACCGTCACATCAAGCGTGCCGCCACGCTGCAACGCCCCGCGCTCCAGTTGCGGGCCACTGACCTCGGCCACCACCGTCAGCTTCCCCGTCGGCCCTGCTCCCAGCGTCGCATGGACAAATAGCTCCGACGATGGACGAATGCGCGAGAGCGCATCAAGCGCCGCCTCAACCGGCGACGGGCCTGTGGGCCCAGCAGGAGCAGACGCCGCCGCAGATCGGGCCGAGCGCTCGGCTTCGGTGGGCGCCGTGTAGCCGCGACGCGCCTTCACGTCGATGCCCGGCTGCTTCACCTTCACCGAAATCCGGCGCGCCTTGCCATCAAACTTGCGGTTCGACGAGTAGTAACCCAACAAGTAATACGCCTTGAGCTGATCGCTGACGCGCAACAACCCCGCCTTCAAGTCGTTGGTGTTCACCACGGCCAGTCCGTCGGTGTTCTCCGCCAGCGTCTGCATCGACGAACTTCGGTTGCTGATGTTCTCGCTGTTCTGACGGAGCACGGAGTCGCCGATATTTCCGGTCCCCATCAGCCGCTGTGAGATAGGCACATCAAACGTCGCGAGTCCCGCGGGGTTCACAGGGTAAAACGTCACGTTCGATCGGTTGGCTCTCGCCATGATTTCGCGGAAGCGTGACTGCAGATTGATGTTGGCGTACCGCACCAGATACTGATCACACACCGGCGGCCGCTGCCGGCCTGTCAACCCCATCAATCCGCCGTCGTCGTTAAAAAGCCGCCACCCTTCGGTGAAAAGGATGACGGACGTGCGGCCTTCGCGAATCTGACCGAGGTAGATGACGAAGTCCTCGAGATGCTGGAGCGTCTGCTCTTCGCGCGCTCTGTCGATGATCACGTCAGCCGCGGGACGCATCGACGAGCCATCACGAATCCATCCCTCCCGCCCCTGGTTATCGGCAGGGAAACACTGCTCGATCTCCTGCTCAGCCGGCGTCCGGACCAGCGAGTTCCGGGTGCCCCAGGCCCAGTGGCGCGTCAGCATGCCTTCAGCCGACACCAGCTTGCGGGCAAACGCCATAGTGTGCGGCGGCTGGTTCGGCGTGGTGACCGCAAAGAGGTCGTTCTCACCAATCAGCGCGTTCAGCATCGTCACCAGCGGCCCGCGCGTGGCGCGCGCGCCTTCGATCGACACATGGGGCACATCGAGATACACGACAAAGGCACGTGTGCGGGCATCGGCCGCGATCAGCATCGACTCCCGCACCGTGTTCGGGTCGCGTCTGGCGGCTTCGGCCGGCACCTCGGTGCCGGTGATGAACTCGAAGTTTTCGATCGCTTGCGGCTGCCCGTCTTCTTCCACGGTAAAGTCCGCGGCCGTCAGCCCCTCAACCACTTTGCCGTCGCGCAGCGGATACGCGTCAACGGTCACAAAATGCGCATCCGACCGAAATACCGGGAGTTGCTGTGTGGGCTGCTGCGCGGCCACTGGCACAAGCAGACCGAGTGCCGCTGCAAGCAACACGGCAACTAACAGACCTTGGCGAAGCATGGCCTACGGTACCACCCGGAATGCCACGAGCGCGACCTTTGAACCGGACGCAGACGATACCCGCAACTCCACCACGTAGTCGCCCGGCGCGAGGGGGCCGAGCGCCGCATCGGCGACGATCAACGGGCCGGACGCACCGGCGCGTTCGGTGAGCGTCACCGCCACAGCCAGCGGCTGACCGTTGCGCCCGAGTAGACGGGCAGATCGTTCGGTCAACGGCTCATGCACCGGCCACTCCACGTGCAGCCGTTCCTGGCGGGTAAAGGCAGGCGCCGTGACGGGCACGATCGGCGAGCGCGGCGACGGCGTGGCCCGGAACACGGCCGGCACACCAAGCACCGGCGCAGCATCGGCTTTCAGATAGCGGCTCACATTGAACGTGCGGTCATCGGCCGAACGGAGTCCCGACAACACATCGAGCGCCAGTTGAACCGGCGAGGGCCCTGACGCGGCAACAGGGTTGGCCCGCGCGATCCGTTCCTCTTCGGTCGGCGCCCGGTAACTGCGCCGCGCCCGCACTTCGAGGTCGCCCGCCTTCACGCGGATGCGGCGCACGCGACCGTCGAACGTGCGATTTGTCGAGTAGTAACCCAGCAGATAAAACGACCGTAGTTCCTCGGTGACGCGACGCAGGCCGGCGCGCAGGTCGTTGTTCCCCACGACGGCCACACCGTCGGTGTTGTCAGCGAGTGTGCGCAAGCCGTCAGACCTGGTGGTCACGCGCTCGAAGTCGTCGCCCATCGATGAGTTTGCATTCGGCGCCAGGACCACGACCTCAGACGCCGGACTGTCAAACACCACCAACCCAGCCGGATTCACGGGAAAGAAGGACACGTTGCGGCTGTTCGCTCTCTGGATCAGCTCCCGCATCCGCGCGCGCGGGTCTTCGCGGGCAATTCGTTGCCCCATCAGGATGCACGCGCCGCGATGACCCTCCGTCACGGTGTCAAACATTGTCAGACGCCCCCCGACGTTCGCGGGCGCAGGAGGCTGCATCCCCTGGGTGTCTTCGATTTCCCGGATCAGCGCCGGGTCCGGAGGTTGCAGGCGCCAGCCCTCCGTGACAATCACAATGGACGTCTGCCCTTCGCGGAGATGGCCGGCATACTCAACCAGATCATCAAGGTGATCCAGCACTTTCAGCTCGCGGTGGCGCTCGATGATCACGTCGGGCAGCTTGCGCATGCGGGCGCCGTCCTGCACCACCCGTTCCACCGGCCCCTGCTGCGTGAGTTTGTACGCGAAGCAATCGACGATGCCGCGTTCGTCTTCGTCTTTCAATGCGCTGTCGCGCGTGCCCCAGGCCCAGTAGCGGCTGAGCATGTCGTCGGTCGTGACGACCTTGCGTCCGAAGGTCAGCGTGCCGGGCGTGTGTTTGGTGGTGGTGACGCCGAACAGATCGTTGGGCGACAGCATCTGGTTCAGCATCTGGACCAGAGGCACCCGTATGCGGTGGGCCCCGGCCACCGAGACGTGATCGATGTCGAGGTCTACGATGAAGGCACGGTTGCGCGGGTCGGCCACCAGCGCACGAGACTCGGCCAGCGAATTCGGATCGCGCCTGGCACTCTCGGGTTCCGCCGCCCCGCCGGCGACGAACTCGAATGTGTCGATGGCCTGTGCCACGCCTTCTTCAGTGATGGCGAAGTCGGCGGCCGTCAGTCCTTCAACGACCTTCCCGTCTCGCAAGGGATACGCGTCAACGATGACAAACTGCGCGTCGGAGCGAAAAACGGGGCGCTGTTGGGCCAGCGGAGCGTGCACGACCGCCGCGCACACGATGGACACCAGACCGAGTCGAACGGCCGTTCTGAACATGGCACCTCACCCGGACGCTGGCGCCACCCAGATTACATCAAGGTCCTACCCGGCAACAGCCAGCAGTTGAATCTCAAAGATCAGCGTCGCGTTCCCTGGAATGACGTTTCCGGAACCGGCGGCCCCGTACCCAAGCTCGGGCGGAATAATGAGGAGGCGCTTTCCGCCCACCTTCATGCCCGGCAGGCCCTGATGCCAGCCCTGAATCACGGACGTGACGCCGATAGTGAACTCGTACCCGAGCCCGGCGATGTTGGCGTCGAACTGAGTGCCTTTGTTATCGGTGGCAGTGGTCGAATACAGCCACCCCGTGTAATAGACCCGAACGGTCTTGCCCGTGGCCGCCGTCGAACCGGTCCCAACCGTGATGTCGGTCGCCGAAAACGGAATGCCGAGGCTCGGGGCCAGCGGATTGTCGTCGCCACAGCCCGCAGCAAGCAGCAGGCCGGAGAACAAGAGAACATTCGCAAATTTCATAATCCCTGACATTCTAGCCATTCCGCCATTCGGCCATTGCAGACATTTCGCCATTTCGGTCATTTGTGACATTTCGCCATTAAGACCGGCCCGCTGGTACAATGGCCGGTTGATGATCTCTGTCGCCAATGTTTCCATGCGTTATGGCTCGAAGGTGCTCTTCGATGACGTGACCACCACGTTCTCGCCGGGCCGCCGGTACGGCCTGACCGGCCCCAACGGGTCGGGCAAGTCCACCTTCATGAAGCTCCTGACCGGTGAGCTGACACCCCAGAAGGGGTCGGTCTCGCGGCCACCCAAGCTCGGCGTCCTCTCCCAGGACCAGTTCGCCTACGACGCCTTCCGCGTGGTGGACACGGTCATCATGGGCAACAAGCGCCTGTGGGACACCCTCCAGGAACGCGAGCGCCTCTACAACCTGCCGTCGATGACCGACGCCCAGGGCATGCGCCTCGGCGAACTCGAGGGCATCGTCGGCGAAGAAGACGGGTATTCAGCCGAAAGCGACGCAGCTGTGCTGCTGCAGGGCCTCGACATTCCCAACGAGGTGCACGAACGCACCATGGCGGAGCTGCAAGGCGGCCAGAAGGTGCGTGTGCTGCTGGCGCAGGCGCTGTTCGGCAACCCGCAGGCCCTGCTGCTCGACGAACCGACGAACCATCTGGACCTCGACTCGATCCACTGGCTCGAAACCTTCCTCGAGCGTTACGACGGCACGCTGATCGTGATCTCGCACGATCGCCACTTCCTGAACGCGGTGTGTACGCACACGGCGGACATCGACTACCAGACGATCATCACCTACACCGGCGGCTACGACGACATGGTGCTGGCCAAGATGCAGATCCGCTCGCGCATTGAAAGCGAAAACGCGCAACGCGAAAAGAAGATCGACCAGCTCAACGACTTCATCGCCCGATTTTCGGCCGGCACCCGCGCGTCGCAGGTGGCCTCGCGACGCAAGGAAGTGGAACGGCTCCAGACAACGGACCTGGCGCGATCGAACATCCAACGTCCGTACATCAAGTTCACCATGAACCGGCCATCGGGTCGCGTCGCCCTGGAGTTCGAGCATGTGCGCAAGGCTCACGGCTCACTCAAGGTCATCAAGGACTTCAGCGCGGTTGTGACGCGCGGCGAGAAGATTGTGCTGGTGGGCCGTAACGGCGTGGGCAAAACCACCATGCTCAAGGCGCTTCTGGCGGAGGGGCCTGGTCAGCCGGCGTCACCGGATGACATTGACAGCGGCATGGTTCGCTGGGGGCACGAGGCATCGATCGGGTACTTCTCACAGGACCACACCGGCGCCATCCAAAAGGGAATGACTGCCGTGGAGTGGCTCCATCAATTCGACCCCGATCTGTCGCGACAGGACATCCACGGTCTACTGGGCCAGATGCTGTTCCGCGGCGAGGAAGGGCTCAAACCCACCGAAGCGCTCTCGGGCGGCGAGACGGCGCGGCTCCTGTTCTGCCGAATCATGCTGCAGAAGCCCAACGTTCTGGTCTTCGACGAACCCACCAACCACCTGGACCTCGAGTCCATCAACGCCCTCAACGTGGGCTTGCAGAAGTTTGAGGGCACCGTGCTGCTGGTCACCCATGACCAGGACCTGCTCGAAGAAGTGGGCACGCGTGTCTGGAACTTCGCCAACGGCGAGATCGAGGACTTTAAAGGACCGCATGAGGAGTTTGAAGCGGTCCTCGCGCAGCGATGACATTCGGGCATTCCCGCCATTCGGGCATTGCAGACATTTCGCCATTTGTGACATTTCGGCCATTTCGCCATTACGCGCAGAGACCGTACCGCGCCAACCTTTCATGCGCGTCTTCCGTCTATGTCTCTGTCACCTATGGCACAGACAGATATCCTCGACCGCGAGCTGAAAAAGGGCTCGGCTGAACTCCTGATTCTTTCGCTCGTGGAGGCCCGAGCCCGGCACGGGTACGAGATCAGCAAGCTGATCGAGTCGCGCTCCCAGGGCCAGCTGAAGTTCCACATCGCGTCCCTGTATCCCCTCCTCTACCGCCTCGAAGAGCGCGGCTGGATTACCGGCACCTGGCTTGAGAAAGCCGGTGAGCGCCGCCGGCGCTTTTATCGGCTGACGCCGATCGGGCGCAAGATCCTGGTGGCTCAGCGTGCCACCTGGAAGGCCTTTGTTGAATCCGTCGCACGCATCACGGAAGGCGAACATGCCTGAAGCCACTCCGACCTGGACCGCCGATATCCGCGCGCGCCTCTTATCCCTGGCCTTGGCGCCCGAGCGCGAGGCCGAGATCGTCGAAGAGCTTTCGCTCCACCTCGACGAACGGTATCGCGAGCTTGTCAACGAGGGCCTGAGCCCGGCAGACGCCCGGATGACCGCGCTGGCAGACCTCCGGGAACCCGATTTGCTGGCGCGATACATGCGGCCCCTGCGGCAGTCGTCCTCTCCCACTCCGATGGTACCTGGAGAGCCCCGCCGGGCGTGGTTCGGCGACCTGTGGCGCGACCTTCGGTACGCCGCGCGAGTACTTCGGCGCCAGCCGGGCTTCACCACCGCCGCCATCCTCACACTCGCCCTCGGCATTGGCGCCAACACGGCGGTGTTCAGCGTGATCCAGCACGTTCTGCTGTCGCCACTGCCCTACAGCGAACCCGATCGAGTGGGTGTGATCTGGAGCAAGTGGACGGGCTACGACAAGACCTGGGTGTCAGACGCAGAAGTGCGCGACTACCAGACCCGCGCAAGTGTGTTCGAGGCCGTCGGCGCGTGGTCGGTCGGCCAGGCGAACCTGAACGGCGAGGGGGAGCCTGCGCGCGTGGGAGGTGCGGCGGTCACAGCCAACCTGTTCGACGTGCTCGGCGTGAAGCCCCTGCTGGGACGGACGTTCACGCCGGACGAAGTCACCGATGCGGGCACGGCAGCCGTCGTCCTCAGTTATTCGCTGTGGCAAAGCCGGTACGGCGGCGACCCTGCCATTCTGGGCCGAACCATCCTCATCAACGGAACAGCCACGCCGGTCGTGGGTGTGATGCCAGAGCGGTTCCGATTGCCAACTGACTACGTGCAGGATGCCGAAGAGCCCACCGTCCTCTGGACGCCGTACCTGCTGGCGAACGACAACCGCGGCAGCCACGGCCTTCACGCCGCCGCCCGCCTCAAGCCCGGCGTCACGATGGCCCAGGCGAATGCCGACCTGCTCAACATCACCACCGCGCTGAGGAAGGAAGGCCTGTACCCCGCCGGCTTCGACTTCTCCGCGTTCATTGTCAGCACCACCGATGAAGCGTTTGCCACGGTGCGGCAGCCGCTGTGGCTGGTATTCGGCGCCGTCGGGTGCCTCCTGCTCATCGCCTGCGCCAATGTCGCCAACCTCCTGCTGGTCAGGGCCGAGTCCCGAGCCCGTGAACTCGCCGTGCGAAGCGCGCTGGGAGCGGACCGGTTCCGTCTGGTGCGCCAGTTGCTGGGCGAAGGACTTTGGCTCGCCGTCGGCGCAGCAGTGATCGGTGTCGGCATCGCGTTCGCGGCGGTCAAAGTCATCGGCCTCTCGGGCCTCGCGGGTGTGCCCCGCGCCCAGGAGATCACGCTGGATGCACCGGTTCTTCTATTTTCCGTGGCACTCACCATGGTGACGCTGCTCGTGTTCAGCCTGGCGCCGGCGCTGCGCGCGGCACGGGTGGACCTGACGGATGCGCTCAAGGACGGGTCGCAAAGTGCGACGACCGGCGGCCAGCGGCTGCGGATGCGTCACGCACTGGTGGTTGGCGAAACGGCGATGGCGGTGATCCTGCTGGTCGGCGCGTTGCTCCTCACCCGAAGCATCTGGCAACTGCAGAAGATTGACCTCGGCTTCAACCCGAATGGCGTGCTCACGATGCGCCTGTCGTTGCCTGCGAGCGTGTACGACACACCGGAGAAGGTCGTCGGATTCTACGACCAGCTGCTGCGCGAGGCGCGCGCCACACCCGGTGTGTCGGAGGCGGGCCTCATGCGTGTGCTGCCGCTGGCTGCTCTCATCGGCGACTGGGGCCTGCGCGTGGATGGCTATACGCCTCAGCCCGGCGTTGGCACGCCCGGCGACTGGCAGGTGGCCTCGGACGGCGCACTTGCCGCGCTGGGCGAACGGCTCGTCGAGGGCCGCGACCTGGCACCGGGCGACACGATCGGCACCGAGCAAGTCGCGCTCGTGAACGTCGCGATGGCGCGCAAGTACTGGGAGGGCCGCAACGCGGTCGGCGGTCGATTCAAGATGGGTGGCAATCCCCACGCCCCCTGGATCACCGTCGTCGGCATCGTTGACAACGTCACGCACAACGGCATCACCACGAACATCAAACCCAAGTTCTATCGACCCGTCGGACAGTTCCACCAATCCGTCCCCGGCGGATCGCCTGCGCGCAACATGACGTTGATCGTGAGGACCGCGGGCGAGCCGATGGCCCTGGCGCGTCCGCTGCGCGATCGCATTCGTCGTATCGATCCGCTGTTGCCCGTCGCGGCCATTCGCACGATGGACGAAGTGGTGGGGACTTCGATCGCGACGCCGCGACTGACGGGACGCGTGCTGCTGCTCTTTGCCGCGCTCGCGCTGCTCCTGGCCGGCATCGGCATCTACAGCGTCTTGTCCTATGTCGTGAACCTGCGGCGCCAGGAGATCGGCATTCGGCTCGCCATCGGCGCAGCGCCCTCGCAAGTCCGCGGCCAGGTGCTGGCCAGCGGAATGCGGCTCACGCTGATCGGCGTCGCGCTCGGACTGCTGCTCGCCGCAGCGGTCACGCCGTTCCTCGCGCCCCTGCTGCACGAGGTCGGGCCCACCGACACGGTCACGTTCGCGGCGGTTGCCGGCGTGTTACTCGTCGTGGCCGCCGCCGCGTCACTCGTGCCCGCATGGCGGGCATCCCGAGTGGATCCGCTCACTGCCCTGCGGCAGTGACGTCCTACGACGGATCACAGGAGCACACGGAGATAAGGAGGCTTCTGCGGTCACGACGAATCACAGGAGGACACGGAGACAAGGAGGCTTCTGCGGTCACGACGGATCACAGGAGCGCACGGAGACAGGGAGCTTCTTTGAATCCTATGATCCGGCGTAACCCGAGGACTCCCGCCCTCCTTTTCTCCTGTAATCCGTCGTCCCTCCCCATCTCCTCAGCTCCTGTTATCCGTCGTGGCGGAGCGCGACGATCGGATCAACGCGCGCCGCCCGGAGTGCCGGGACCAGCGCGGCGAGAAGACCGGTGAAGACCAACAGCCCGCCGGCAGCAGCAAACACGACAGGGTCGTGCGGCGTGACGCCAAACAGGAACGACTGAACCAGGCCCGCGGCCGCCCATGCCCCGGCGAGACCCAGGAACAGCCCTCCGAGCATCACCACAGACGCCCGGCCGAGGACCATCGCCATCACCCGATGTGGCATGGCGCCGAGCGCCATGCGCACGCCAATCTCCTGAGTCTGCTGGGCCACTGCGTACGCCATGACGCCGTAGATGCCCGCACTCGCGATGACGAGCGCGAGTGCACCAAATGCCCCGACGAGCAGCATGTTGAATCGGCGCTGCTCCGTTTGGGCGCGCAGGGACTCTTCCAGGGACTCCTGGTGCACCGGCACCCCCGGTACCGACGCCAGCACCGCGGCTCGAATCGCGGACGCGGTGGCGCCCGATGTGTCGCGCGTGCGCGTGAGCACGCTCGCACCAATCGACGGCTCTTGCGCCAGGGCAAAATACACACCGGGACTGATGGGTTCTTCCGGGCCCACCAGGTGAACGTTACCCACCACGCCAATGACCACGCGTTCGACTTTGTCGATCGCAATCCGCTGTCCTACCGGGTCAGCGCCGGCAAAGTATCGAGCGGCCGCTTCCTCATTCACCACCGCCACAGCAGGCGCTCCGGCACCATCGCGCCCGTCGATCACACGCCCCCGGCGGAGCGGTTGCCGCACAACGTCGAAGTATCCTGGTGAGACTTCCTGAATCTGTACCTGATCCTCTTCGCGCGTAAACTCACGGCCCCCGACGACGGCCAACAAGTTCGTTTTATAACTCCCCGACAGTGGAGAACCACCCGCCACTGCCGCCGCGGCCTCAACGCCGGGAAGCGCCTGCACGCGGGCCATGACGTCGGCGAGCGCCGTAGTCGAGCGTGCGCGCGCGTCCGCCAAACCGGCGTCGTCGAGTTGGGTGATGCGGGGATTCACGTTGGTCGACAACACATCACGGTGATCAATGCCGAGATCGACGGTCACGAGCCGGATGAAACTTGAGACAAAGAGTCCCGCACCGACGACAAGCATGACCGCGAGCGCCACCTCGGCCACCACGAGGGCCGAGCGCACGCGGTGTTTCATCCGGCCTCCGGTGGCTGACCGTCCACCATCCCGAAGCGATGCCTGCAGGTTTGGTCGCGACAATTGCAGCGCGGGAATCACCCCACAAAGAAGGCCCGTCACGACCGCCGCCATCGCGGCCACGAGAAGGACGCGTAAATCCAGACCAACAGTCGCGAGCCGGGGCAGGTCGTCCGGTATCGAGGCGCGCAGCACGCTCACGCCCCACAGCGCGATGAGCAGTGCCACCGCGAGTCCGGCGATCGACAACACCAGACTCTCCACCAACAAACTTCGAGCGATGCGCCACCGGCTGGCCCCAAGGGCGGCACGCACCGACATCTCCCTCGATCGATTCGCGGCTCTGACCAGCATCAGGTTGGCCACGTTGGCGCAGGCGATCAGGAGAACGCAGCCCACGGCACCCAGGAGCAACACCATCCAGTTCCGCGTGCGTCCGACCGTGGCCTCATGCAGTGGCGCTGCGGCCCAGGTCCTGTCCTCAAACCAGTCTGGATACTTCGCTTCGAGGGCAGACGTGATTCTCTCCATCTCACCCCGTACCTGCTCCATCGTCGTGCCGTCTTTAAGGCGCCCCACCACGCGCAAGCTGTATGTACGCCCCGTCTGGTTTCGGTTTCGAATGCGCTCCCTGGCGGTTGGCGCGTAGGGCGCGACGATGTCGGTGGGTTTGAGGGCGCCGACGGGATACGCGAAGTGTGCGGGCAGCACGCCGACGATTTGCCACACACCGCTGTCGAACGTCATGGTCTTGCCGACGATGCCGGGATCGGCATCAAAGCGGCGCCGCCAGAGGCTGTCGCTGATCAGGAGGACCCGATCGCGCCCCTCTGTTTCGTTGTCTGCCGTGAAGGCCTGCCCTCGTTGCGGTCGCACCCGCAAGACGTCGAACAGACTGGCCGTGGCACGAATCGCCGTCAGATCCTCGGGTTCGCCGCTGTCTCGCACCGTAAAGCCCCGCCCGCCCACGCTCGCGGCGATCGACTCGAACACCGTCAGCATATCCAGCCAGTCGCGGTAGTTCTGTGACGCCGCGGAGCCCACAAACCAGGCCGGCACCGGGCGGTTCCTGTCTTTCTCGCCGACCGCGACCAACCGA from Acidobacteriota bacterium includes:
- a CDS encoding ABC transporter permease; translated protein: MRAARWVLNRLAPAEWRESLEGDLLEERARRRATGRPSGALWSVAAALTLVIALRKEARASHPTRGRGHLGDGIWQDVRMSVRALRAAPGFTAVAVFVLALGIGAGTAIFSVVDAVLLRDLPFERADRLVAVGEKDRNRPVPAWFVGSAASQNYRDWLDMLTVFESIAASVGGRGFTVRDSGEPEDLTAIRATASLFDVLRVRPQRGQAFTADNETEGRDRVLLISDSLWRRRFDADPGIVGKTMTFDSGVWQIVGVLPAHFAYPVGALKPTDIVAPYAPTARERIRNRNQTGRTYSLRVVGRLKDGTTMEQVRGEMERITSALEAKYPDWFEDRTWAAAPLHEATVGRTRNWMVLLLGAVGCVLLIACANVANLMLVRAANRSREMSVRAALGASRWRIARSLLVESLVLSIAGLAVALLIALWGVSVLRASIPDDLPRLATVGLDLRVLLVAAMAAVVTGLLCGVIPALQLSRPNLQASLRDGGRSATGGRMKHRVRSALVVAEVALAVMLVVGAGLFVSSFIRLVTVDLGIDHRDVLSTNVNPRITQLDDAGLADARARSTTALADVMARVQALPGVEAAAAVAGGSPLSGSYKTNLLAVVGGREFTREEDQVQIQEVSPGYFDVVRQPLRRGRVIDGRDGAGAPAVAVVNEEAAARYFAGADPVGQRIAIDKVERVVIGVVGNVHLVGPEEPISPGVYFALAQEPSIGASVLTRTRDTSGATASAIRAAVLASVPGVPVHQESLEESLRAQTEQRRFNMLLVGAFGALALVIASAGIYGVMAYAVAQQTQEIGVRMALGAMPHRVMAMVLGRASVVMLGGLFLGLAGAWAAAGLVQSFLFGVTPHDPVVFAAAGGLLVFTGLLAALVPALRAARVDPIVALRHDG